The proteins below are encoded in one region of Tamandua tetradactyla isolate mTamTet1 chromosome 9, mTamTet1.pri, whole genome shotgun sequence:
- the TPCN2 gene encoding two pore channel protein 2 isoform X2, producing the protein MAQPQSETDPLLGRARGRDSAGTPACHSVRVGGGAEATRNLCLHQAVVFIEDAIQYRSIYHRMDARSMWFYRWYYSNICQRILGFTIFLILCLAFVETPSSLTSTSDVRYREDPWEPPCGLTESIELLCLLVFVADVTVKGYLVGWTQFLRSPWLQAYVAVLAVSLIDWTVSLSLQCSETVRIRRLLRPFFLLQNSSMMKKTLKCVRWTLPEMASVVLLLSLHLCVFTMFGMLLFTGEKDGQDKERLIYFRNLPEALTSLLVLLTTANNPDVMIPAYSKNRAYSIFFIFFTVIGSLFLMNLLTAIIYNQFRGYLMQSLQTSLFRRRLGIRAAYEVLSSKATEGEGHPHTAGVKPETFLKVLQEVQMVSFLKQAMMKRVHAYSGRLLSADEFQKIFNELDKRVVKEHPPRPEYRSPFLQSAQFFFGHYYFDYLGNIIALGNLVSICVFLVLDADVVPDDRDDFILGVLNCVFILYYVLEIPLKVFALGFQGYLSYPSNLFDGFLTLVLLVLEISTLAVYHFPHPGWKPEMLGLLSLWDMARLVNMFIVFRFLRIILNMKLMALVTRTLLDLFRNMQAFAGILVVVYYIFAIVGISLFRGVVVPPSKNSSLALPNGSAPCGSFEQLEYWPNNFDDFAAALTTLWNVMVVNNWQVFLDAYRRFAGPWSKLYFVLWWLVSSVIWFNLFLALILENFIHKWDRRDHLQDLPGTLESPYQMTVELMFRDVLEEPAEEELVEKLSQHPHLKLCR; encoded by the exons ATGGCGCAGCCCCAGAGCGAGACGGACCCCCTTCTGGGCCGGGCCCGCGGCCGCGACAGCGCGGGGACGCCCGCTTGCCACAGCGTTCGAGTCGGCGGAG GTGCTGAGGCCACCAGGaacctctgtctccaccaggccGTGGTCTTCATTGAGGACGCCATCCAG TACCGCTCCATTTACCACCGCATGGATGCCCGCTCGATGTGGTTTTACCGATGGTATTACTCGAATATTTGCCAGCG GATTTTAGGCTTCACTATTTTCTTGATTCTGTGTCTGGCTTTCGTGGAGACCCCTTCCTCGCTCACCAGCACCTCAGACGTCCGCTACCGGGAGGACCCCTGGGAGCCACCCTGTGGCTTGACCGAGAGCATTGAGCTACTCTGCCTGCTGGTGTTTGTGGCCGACGTCACAGTGAAG GGTTACCTGGTGGGGTGGACCCAGTTCCTCAGGAGCCCCTGGCTGCAGGCCTACGTCGCGGTGCTGGCCGTGTCTCTGATCGACTGGACCGTGTCCCTGAGTCTCCAGTGTTCCGAG ACCGTGCGGATACGCCGGCTCCTTCGGCCCTTCTTCCTGCTGCAGAACTCTTCCATGATGAAGAAGACGTTAAAGTGTGTCCGCTGGACTCTGCCGGAAATGGCCAG CGTGGTGCTGCTGCTCTCGCTCCACCTGTGCGTCTTCACCATGTTCGGGATGCTGCTCTTCACTGGGGAGAAG GACGGGCAGGACAAGGAGAGACTGATCTATTTTCGAAACCTGCCAGAGGCCCTGACGTCCCTCCTGGTGCTGCTGACTACAGCCAACAACCCTGACG TGATGATTCCTGCATATTCCAAGAACCGGGCCTATTccatctttttcatcttctttaccGTAATCG GAAGCTTGTTTCTGATGAATTTGCTGACGGCCATCATCTACAACCAGTTCCGAGGCTATCTGATG CAAtctctccagacttccctcttccGGAGGCGGCTGGGGATCCGGGCTGCCTACGAGGTGCTCTCTTCCAAGGCCACGGAGGGAGAAGGCCACCCCCACAC AGCTGGGGTGAAGCCTGAGACCTTCCTGAAGGTACTTCAGGAAGTCCAGATGGTTTCTTTCCTCAAGCAAGCCATGATGAAg AGGGTGCATGCCTACAGTGGCAGGCTGCTCTCAGCTGATGAGTTCCAGAAAATCTTCAATGAGCTTGACAAAAGAGTGGTCAAGGAG CACCCGCCGCGGCCCGAGTACCGGTCTCCGTTTCTGCAGAGCGCCCAGTTCTTCTTCGGCCACTACTACTTCGACTACCTGGGGAATATCATCGCCCTCGGAAACCTTGTGTCCATTTGT GTGTTCCTGGTGCTGGACGCGGACGTGGTGCCTGATGACCGCGACGACTTCATCCTGGGG GTTCTCAACTGCGTCTTCATCCTGTACTACGTGCTCGAGATTCCATTGAAGGTGTTTGCCCTGGGCTTTCAAGGGTACCTGTCCTACCCCAGCAACCTGTTCGATGGCTTCCTCACCTTAGTGCTCCTG GTTTTGGAGATCTCAACACTGGCTGTGTACCACTTCCCACACCCAGGCTG GAAGCCGGAGATGCTGGGCCTGCTGTCCCTGTGGGACATGGCGCGGCTAGTGAACATGTTCATTGTGTTTCGGTTTCTCCGCATTATCCTCAACATGAAG CTGATGGCACTGGTGACTCGGACGCTCTTGGACCTGTTCAGAAACATGCAGGCCTTTGCCGGGATCCTGGTG GTGGTGTACTACATCTTTGCCATTGTGGGCATCAGCTTGTTTCGAGGAGTCGTCGTGCCTCCGTCTAAAAACAGCAG CCTGGCTTTGCCCAACGGCTCTGCACCCTGTGGCTCCTTTGAGCAGCTCGAGTATTGGCCCAACAACTTCGATGACTTTGCT GCTGCCCTGACCACTCTCTGGAACGTGATGGTGGTGAACAACTGGCAGGTGTTCCTGGACGCGTATCGGCGCTTCGCGGGCCC GTGGTCCAAGCTCTACTTCGTCCTGTGGTGGCTGGTGTCATCTGTCATCTGGTTCAACCTGTTTCTGGCCCTGATTCTGGAG AACTTCATCCACAAGTGGGACCGCCGCGACCACCTGCAGGACCTCCCCGGGACCTTGGAGAGCCCCTACCAGATGACCGTGGAGCTCATGTTCAG GGATGTCCTGGAGGAGCCAGCCGAGGAAGAGCTGGTGGAGAAGTTGAGCCAACACCCACACCTGAAGCTGTGCAGGTGA
- the TPCN2 gene encoding two pore channel protein 2 isoform X4, producing MAQPQSETDPLLGRARGRDSAGTPACHSVRVGGGAEATRNLCLHQAVVFIEDAIQYRSIYHRMDARSMWFYRWYYSNICQRILGFTIFLILCLAFVETPSSLTSTSDVRYREDPWEPPCGLTESIELLCLLVFVADVTVKGYLVGWTQFLRSPWLQAYVAVLAVSLIDWTVSLSLQCSEQHPSLPLAMKSLSQLVQQSTFHGPTQWDQRVSPVEASSPDQTVRIRRLLRPFFLLQNSSMMKKTLKCVRWTLPEMASVVLLLSLHLCVFTMFGMLLFTGEKDGQDKERLIYFRNLPEALTSLLVLLTTANNPDVMIPAYSKNRAYSIFFIFFTVIGSLFLMNLLTAIIYNQFRGYLMQSLQTSLFRRRLGIRAAYEVLSSKATEGEGHPHTAGVKPETFLKVLQEVQMVSFLKQAMMKRVHAYSGRLLSADEFQKIFNELDKRVVKEHPPRPEYRSPFLQSAQFFFGHYYFDYLGNIIALGNLVSICVFLVLDADVVPDDRDDFILGVLNCVFILYYVLEIPLKVFALGFQGYLSYPSNLFDGFLTLVLLVLEISTLAVYHFPHPGWKPEMLGLLSLWDMARLVNMFIVFRFLRIILNMKLMALVTRTLLDLFRNMQAFAGILVVVYYIFAIVGISLFRGVVVPPSKNSSDPGCVVLFQPGFAQRLCTLWLL from the exons ATGGCGCAGCCCCAGAGCGAGACGGACCCCCTTCTGGGCCGGGCCCGCGGCCGCGACAGCGCGGGGACGCCCGCTTGCCACAGCGTTCGAGTCGGCGGAG GTGCTGAGGCCACCAGGaacctctgtctccaccaggccGTGGTCTTCATTGAGGACGCCATCCAG TACCGCTCCATTTACCACCGCATGGATGCCCGCTCGATGTGGTTTTACCGATGGTATTACTCGAATATTTGCCAGCG GATTTTAGGCTTCACTATTTTCTTGATTCTGTGTCTGGCTTTCGTGGAGACCCCTTCCTCGCTCACCAGCACCTCAGACGTCCGCTACCGGGAGGACCCCTGGGAGCCACCCTGTGGCTTGACCGAGAGCATTGAGCTACTCTGCCTGCTGGTGTTTGTGGCCGACGTCACAGTGAAG GGTTACCTGGTGGGGTGGACCCAGTTCCTCAGGAGCCCCTGGCTGCAGGCCTACGTCGCGGTGCTGGCCGTGTCTCTGATCGACTGGACCGTGTCCCTGAGTCTCCAGTGTTCCGAG CAGCATCCCAGTCTGCCCTTGGCAATGAAGTCATTGTCCCAGCTGGTGCAGCAGTCCACTTTCCATGGTCCAACCCAGTGGGACCAGCGTGTGTCCCCGGTGGAAGCGTCCAGCCCGGATCAG ACCGTGCGGATACGCCGGCTCCTTCGGCCCTTCTTCCTGCTGCAGAACTCTTCCATGATGAAGAAGACGTTAAAGTGTGTCCGCTGGACTCTGCCGGAAATGGCCAG CGTGGTGCTGCTGCTCTCGCTCCACCTGTGCGTCTTCACCATGTTCGGGATGCTGCTCTTCACTGGGGAGAAG GACGGGCAGGACAAGGAGAGACTGATCTATTTTCGAAACCTGCCAGAGGCCCTGACGTCCCTCCTGGTGCTGCTGACTACAGCCAACAACCCTGACG TGATGATTCCTGCATATTCCAAGAACCGGGCCTATTccatctttttcatcttctttaccGTAATCG GAAGCTTGTTTCTGATGAATTTGCTGACGGCCATCATCTACAACCAGTTCCGAGGCTATCTGATG CAAtctctccagacttccctcttccGGAGGCGGCTGGGGATCCGGGCTGCCTACGAGGTGCTCTCTTCCAAGGCCACGGAGGGAGAAGGCCACCCCCACAC AGCTGGGGTGAAGCCTGAGACCTTCCTGAAGGTACTTCAGGAAGTCCAGATGGTTTCTTTCCTCAAGCAAGCCATGATGAAg AGGGTGCATGCCTACAGTGGCAGGCTGCTCTCAGCTGATGAGTTCCAGAAAATCTTCAATGAGCTTGACAAAAGAGTGGTCAAGGAG CACCCGCCGCGGCCCGAGTACCGGTCTCCGTTTCTGCAGAGCGCCCAGTTCTTCTTCGGCCACTACTACTTCGACTACCTGGGGAATATCATCGCCCTCGGAAACCTTGTGTCCATTTGT GTGTTCCTGGTGCTGGACGCGGACGTGGTGCCTGATGACCGCGACGACTTCATCCTGGGG GTTCTCAACTGCGTCTTCATCCTGTACTACGTGCTCGAGATTCCATTGAAGGTGTTTGCCCTGGGCTTTCAAGGGTACCTGTCCTACCCCAGCAACCTGTTCGATGGCTTCCTCACCTTAGTGCTCCTG GTTTTGGAGATCTCAACACTGGCTGTGTACCACTTCCCACACCCAGGCTG GAAGCCGGAGATGCTGGGCCTGCTGTCCCTGTGGGACATGGCGCGGCTAGTGAACATGTTCATTGTGTTTCGGTTTCTCCGCATTATCCTCAACATGAAG CTGATGGCACTGGTGACTCGGACGCTCTTGGACCTGTTCAGAAACATGCAGGCCTTTGCCGGGATCCTGGTG GTGGTGTACTACATCTTTGCCATTGTGGGCATCAGCTTGTTTCGAGGAGTCGTCGTGCCTCCGTCTAAAAACAGCAG TGACCCGGGCTGCGTCGTGCTCTTCCAGCCTGGCTTTGCCCAACGGCTCTGCACCCTGTGGCTCCTTTGA
- the TPCN2 gene encoding two pore channel protein 2 isoform X5 gives MAQPQSETDPLLGRARGRDSAGTPACHSVRVGGGAEATRNLCLHQAVVFIEDAIQYRSIYHRMDARSMWFYRWYYSNICQRILGFTIFLILCLAFVETPSSLTSTSDVRYREDPWEPPCGLTESIELLCLLVFVADVTVKGYLVGWTQFLRSPWLQAYVAVLAVSLIDWTVSLSLQCSEQHPSLPLAMKSLSQLVQQSTFHGPTQWDQRVSPVEASSPDQTVRIRRLLRPFFLLQNSSMMKKTLKCVRWTLPEMASVVLLLSLHLCVFTMFGMLLFTGEKDGQDKERLIYFRNLPEALTSLLVLLTTANNPDVMIPAYSKNRAYSIFFIFFTVIGSLFLMNLLTAIIYNQFRGYLMQSLQTSLFRRRLGIRAAYEVLSSKATEGEGHPHTAGVKPETFLKVLQEVQMVSFLKQAMMKRVHAYSGRLLSADEFQKIFNELDKRVVKEHPPRPEYRSPFLQSAQFFFGHYYFDYLGNIIALGNLVSICVFLVLDADVVPDDRDDFILGVLNCVFILYYVLEIPLKVFALGFQGYLSYPSNLFDGFLTLVLLEAGDAGPAVPVGHGAASEHVHCVSVSPHYPQHEADGTGDSDALGPVQKHAGLCRDPGGGVLHLCHCGHQLVSRSRRASV, from the exons ATGGCGCAGCCCCAGAGCGAGACGGACCCCCTTCTGGGCCGGGCCCGCGGCCGCGACAGCGCGGGGACGCCCGCTTGCCACAGCGTTCGAGTCGGCGGAG GTGCTGAGGCCACCAGGaacctctgtctccaccaggccGTGGTCTTCATTGAGGACGCCATCCAG TACCGCTCCATTTACCACCGCATGGATGCCCGCTCGATGTGGTTTTACCGATGGTATTACTCGAATATTTGCCAGCG GATTTTAGGCTTCACTATTTTCTTGATTCTGTGTCTGGCTTTCGTGGAGACCCCTTCCTCGCTCACCAGCACCTCAGACGTCCGCTACCGGGAGGACCCCTGGGAGCCACCCTGTGGCTTGACCGAGAGCATTGAGCTACTCTGCCTGCTGGTGTTTGTGGCCGACGTCACAGTGAAG GGTTACCTGGTGGGGTGGACCCAGTTCCTCAGGAGCCCCTGGCTGCAGGCCTACGTCGCGGTGCTGGCCGTGTCTCTGATCGACTGGACCGTGTCCCTGAGTCTCCAGTGTTCCGAG CAGCATCCCAGTCTGCCCTTGGCAATGAAGTCATTGTCCCAGCTGGTGCAGCAGTCCACTTTCCATGGTCCAACCCAGTGGGACCAGCGTGTGTCCCCGGTGGAAGCGTCCAGCCCGGATCAG ACCGTGCGGATACGCCGGCTCCTTCGGCCCTTCTTCCTGCTGCAGAACTCTTCCATGATGAAGAAGACGTTAAAGTGTGTCCGCTGGACTCTGCCGGAAATGGCCAG CGTGGTGCTGCTGCTCTCGCTCCACCTGTGCGTCTTCACCATGTTCGGGATGCTGCTCTTCACTGGGGAGAAG GACGGGCAGGACAAGGAGAGACTGATCTATTTTCGAAACCTGCCAGAGGCCCTGACGTCCCTCCTGGTGCTGCTGACTACAGCCAACAACCCTGACG TGATGATTCCTGCATATTCCAAGAACCGGGCCTATTccatctttttcatcttctttaccGTAATCG GAAGCTTGTTTCTGATGAATTTGCTGACGGCCATCATCTACAACCAGTTCCGAGGCTATCTGATG CAAtctctccagacttccctcttccGGAGGCGGCTGGGGATCCGGGCTGCCTACGAGGTGCTCTCTTCCAAGGCCACGGAGGGAGAAGGCCACCCCCACAC AGCTGGGGTGAAGCCTGAGACCTTCCTGAAGGTACTTCAGGAAGTCCAGATGGTTTCTTTCCTCAAGCAAGCCATGATGAAg AGGGTGCATGCCTACAGTGGCAGGCTGCTCTCAGCTGATGAGTTCCAGAAAATCTTCAATGAGCTTGACAAAAGAGTGGTCAAGGAG CACCCGCCGCGGCCCGAGTACCGGTCTCCGTTTCTGCAGAGCGCCCAGTTCTTCTTCGGCCACTACTACTTCGACTACCTGGGGAATATCATCGCCCTCGGAAACCTTGTGTCCATTTGT GTGTTCCTGGTGCTGGACGCGGACGTGGTGCCTGATGACCGCGACGACTTCATCCTGGGG GTTCTCAACTGCGTCTTCATCCTGTACTACGTGCTCGAGATTCCATTGAAGGTGTTTGCCCTGGGCTTTCAAGGGTACCTGTCCTACCCCAGCAACCTGTTCGATGGCTTCCTCACCTTAGTGCTCCTG GAAGCCGGAGATGCTGGGCCTGCTGTCCCTGTGGGACATGGCGCGGCTAGTGAACATGTTCATTGTGTTTCGGTTTCTCCGCATTATCCTCAACATGAAG CTGATGGCACTGGTGACTCGGACGCTCTTGGACCTGTTCAGAAACATGCAGGCCTTTGCCGGGATCCTGGTG GTGGTGTACTACATCTTTGCCATTGTGGGCATCAGCTTGTTTCGAGGAGTCGTCGTGCCTCCGTCTAA
- the TPCN2 gene encoding two pore channel protein 2 isoform X3 produces MDARSMWFYRWYYSNICQRILGFTIFLILCLAFVETPSSLTSTSDVRYREDPWEPPCGLTESIELLCLLVFVADVTVKGYLVGWTQFLRSPWLQAYVAVLAVSLIDWTVSLSLQCSEQHPSLPLAMKSLSQLVQQSTFHGPTQWDQRVSPVEASSPDQTVRIRRLLRPFFLLQNSSMMKKTLKCVRWTLPEMASVVLLLSLHLCVFTMFGMLLFTGEKDGQDKERLIYFRNLPEALTSLLVLLTTANNPDVMIPAYSKNRAYSIFFIFFTVIGSLFLMNLLTAIIYNQFRGYLMQSLQTSLFRRRLGIRAAYEVLSSKATEGEGHPHTAGVKPETFLKVLQEVQMVSFLKQAMMKRVHAYSGRLLSADEFQKIFNELDKRVVKEHPPRPEYRSPFLQSAQFFFGHYYFDYLGNIIALGNLVSICVFLVLDADVVPDDRDDFILGVLNCVFILYYVLEIPLKVFALGFQGYLSYPSNLFDGFLTLVLLVLEISTLAVYHFPHPGWKPEMLGLLSLWDMARLVNMFIVFRFLRIILNMKLMALVTRTLLDLFRNMQAFAGILVVVYYIFAIVGISLFRGVVVPPSKNSSLALPNGSAPCGSFEQLEYWPNNFDDFAAALTTLWNVMVVNNWQVFLDAYRRFAGPWSKLYFVLWWLVSSVIWFNLFLALILENFIHKWDRRDHLQDLPGTLESPYQMTVELMFRDVLEEPAEEELVEKLSQHPHLKLCR; encoded by the exons ATGGATGCCCGCTCGATGTGGTTTTACCGATGGTATTACTCGAATATTTGCCAGCG GATTTTAGGCTTCACTATTTTCTTGATTCTGTGTCTGGCTTTCGTGGAGACCCCTTCCTCGCTCACCAGCACCTCAGACGTCCGCTACCGGGAGGACCCCTGGGAGCCACCCTGTGGCTTGACCGAGAGCATTGAGCTACTCTGCCTGCTGGTGTTTGTGGCCGACGTCACAGTGAAG GGTTACCTGGTGGGGTGGACCCAGTTCCTCAGGAGCCCCTGGCTGCAGGCCTACGTCGCGGTGCTGGCCGTGTCTCTGATCGACTGGACCGTGTCCCTGAGTCTCCAGTGTTCCGAG CAGCATCCCAGTCTGCCCTTGGCAATGAAGTCATTGTCCCAGCTGGTGCAGCAGTCCACTTTCCATGGTCCAACCCAGTGGGACCAGCGTGTGTCCCCGGTGGAAGCGTCCAGCCCGGATCAG ACCGTGCGGATACGCCGGCTCCTTCGGCCCTTCTTCCTGCTGCAGAACTCTTCCATGATGAAGAAGACGTTAAAGTGTGTCCGCTGGACTCTGCCGGAAATGGCCAG CGTGGTGCTGCTGCTCTCGCTCCACCTGTGCGTCTTCACCATGTTCGGGATGCTGCTCTTCACTGGGGAGAAG GACGGGCAGGACAAGGAGAGACTGATCTATTTTCGAAACCTGCCAGAGGCCCTGACGTCCCTCCTGGTGCTGCTGACTACAGCCAACAACCCTGACG TGATGATTCCTGCATATTCCAAGAACCGGGCCTATTccatctttttcatcttctttaccGTAATCG GAAGCTTGTTTCTGATGAATTTGCTGACGGCCATCATCTACAACCAGTTCCGAGGCTATCTGATG CAAtctctccagacttccctcttccGGAGGCGGCTGGGGATCCGGGCTGCCTACGAGGTGCTCTCTTCCAAGGCCACGGAGGGAGAAGGCCACCCCCACAC AGCTGGGGTGAAGCCTGAGACCTTCCTGAAGGTACTTCAGGAAGTCCAGATGGTTTCTTTCCTCAAGCAAGCCATGATGAAg AGGGTGCATGCCTACAGTGGCAGGCTGCTCTCAGCTGATGAGTTCCAGAAAATCTTCAATGAGCTTGACAAAAGAGTGGTCAAGGAG CACCCGCCGCGGCCCGAGTACCGGTCTCCGTTTCTGCAGAGCGCCCAGTTCTTCTTCGGCCACTACTACTTCGACTACCTGGGGAATATCATCGCCCTCGGAAACCTTGTGTCCATTTGT GTGTTCCTGGTGCTGGACGCGGACGTGGTGCCTGATGACCGCGACGACTTCATCCTGGGG GTTCTCAACTGCGTCTTCATCCTGTACTACGTGCTCGAGATTCCATTGAAGGTGTTTGCCCTGGGCTTTCAAGGGTACCTGTCCTACCCCAGCAACCTGTTCGATGGCTTCCTCACCTTAGTGCTCCTG GTTTTGGAGATCTCAACACTGGCTGTGTACCACTTCCCACACCCAGGCTG GAAGCCGGAGATGCTGGGCCTGCTGTCCCTGTGGGACATGGCGCGGCTAGTGAACATGTTCATTGTGTTTCGGTTTCTCCGCATTATCCTCAACATGAAG CTGATGGCACTGGTGACTCGGACGCTCTTGGACCTGTTCAGAAACATGCAGGCCTTTGCCGGGATCCTGGTG GTGGTGTACTACATCTTTGCCATTGTGGGCATCAGCTTGTTTCGAGGAGTCGTCGTGCCTCCGTCTAAAAACAGCAG CCTGGCTTTGCCCAACGGCTCTGCACCCTGTGGCTCCTTTGAGCAGCTCGAGTATTGGCCCAACAACTTCGATGACTTTGCT GCTGCCCTGACCACTCTCTGGAACGTGATGGTGGTGAACAACTGGCAGGTGTTCCTGGACGCGTATCGGCGCTTCGCGGGCCC GTGGTCCAAGCTCTACTTCGTCCTGTGGTGGCTGGTGTCATCTGTCATCTGGTTCAACCTGTTTCTGGCCCTGATTCTGGAG AACTTCATCCACAAGTGGGACCGCCGCGACCACCTGCAGGACCTCCCCGGGACCTTGGAGAGCCCCTACCAGATGACCGTGGAGCTCATGTTCAG GGATGTCCTGGAGGAGCCAGCCGAGGAAGAGCTGGTGGAGAAGTTGAGCCAACACCCACACCTGAAGCTGTGCAGGTGA
- the TPCN2 gene encoding two pore channel protein 2 isoform X1, whose translation MAQPQSETDPLLGRARGRDSAGTPACHSVRVGGGAEATRNLCLHQAVVFIEDAIQYRSIYHRMDARSMWFYRWYYSNICQRILGFTIFLILCLAFVETPSSLTSTSDVRYREDPWEPPCGLTESIELLCLLVFVADVTVKGYLVGWTQFLRSPWLQAYVAVLAVSLIDWTVSLSLQCSEQHPSLPLAMKSLSQLVQQSTFHGPTQWDQRVSPVEASSPDQTVRIRRLLRPFFLLQNSSMMKKTLKCVRWTLPEMASVVLLLSLHLCVFTMFGMLLFTGEKDGQDKERLIYFRNLPEALTSLLVLLTTANNPDVMIPAYSKNRAYSIFFIFFTVIGSLFLMNLLTAIIYNQFRGYLMQSLQTSLFRRRLGIRAAYEVLSSKATEGEGHPHTAGVKPETFLKVLQEVQMVSFLKQAMMKRVHAYSGRLLSADEFQKIFNELDKRVVKEHPPRPEYRSPFLQSAQFFFGHYYFDYLGNIIALGNLVSICVFLVLDADVVPDDRDDFILGVLNCVFILYYVLEIPLKVFALGFQGYLSYPSNLFDGFLTLVLLVLEISTLAVYHFPHPGWKPEMLGLLSLWDMARLVNMFIVFRFLRIILNMKLMALVTRTLLDLFRNMQAFAGILVVVYYIFAIVGISLFRGVVVPPSKNSSLALPNGSAPCGSFEQLEYWPNNFDDFAAALTTLWNVMVVNNWQVFLDAYRRFAGPWSKLYFVLWWLVSSVIWFNLFLALILENFIHKWDRRDHLQDLPGTLESPYQMTVELMFRDVLEEPAEEELVEKLSQHPHLKLCR comes from the exons ATGGCGCAGCCCCAGAGCGAGACGGACCCCCTTCTGGGCCGGGCCCGCGGCCGCGACAGCGCGGGGACGCCCGCTTGCCACAGCGTTCGAGTCGGCGGAG GTGCTGAGGCCACCAGGaacctctgtctccaccaggccGTGGTCTTCATTGAGGACGCCATCCAG TACCGCTCCATTTACCACCGCATGGATGCCCGCTCGATGTGGTTTTACCGATGGTATTACTCGAATATTTGCCAGCG GATTTTAGGCTTCACTATTTTCTTGATTCTGTGTCTGGCTTTCGTGGAGACCCCTTCCTCGCTCACCAGCACCTCAGACGTCCGCTACCGGGAGGACCCCTGGGAGCCACCCTGTGGCTTGACCGAGAGCATTGAGCTACTCTGCCTGCTGGTGTTTGTGGCCGACGTCACAGTGAAG GGTTACCTGGTGGGGTGGACCCAGTTCCTCAGGAGCCCCTGGCTGCAGGCCTACGTCGCGGTGCTGGCCGTGTCTCTGATCGACTGGACCGTGTCCCTGAGTCTCCAGTGTTCCGAG CAGCATCCCAGTCTGCCCTTGGCAATGAAGTCATTGTCCCAGCTGGTGCAGCAGTCCACTTTCCATGGTCCAACCCAGTGGGACCAGCGTGTGTCCCCGGTGGAAGCGTCCAGCCCGGATCAG ACCGTGCGGATACGCCGGCTCCTTCGGCCCTTCTTCCTGCTGCAGAACTCTTCCATGATGAAGAAGACGTTAAAGTGTGTCCGCTGGACTCTGCCGGAAATGGCCAG CGTGGTGCTGCTGCTCTCGCTCCACCTGTGCGTCTTCACCATGTTCGGGATGCTGCTCTTCACTGGGGAGAAG GACGGGCAGGACAAGGAGAGACTGATCTATTTTCGAAACCTGCCAGAGGCCCTGACGTCCCTCCTGGTGCTGCTGACTACAGCCAACAACCCTGACG TGATGATTCCTGCATATTCCAAGAACCGGGCCTATTccatctttttcatcttctttaccGTAATCG GAAGCTTGTTTCTGATGAATTTGCTGACGGCCATCATCTACAACCAGTTCCGAGGCTATCTGATG CAAtctctccagacttccctcttccGGAGGCGGCTGGGGATCCGGGCTGCCTACGAGGTGCTCTCTTCCAAGGCCACGGAGGGAGAAGGCCACCCCCACAC AGCTGGGGTGAAGCCTGAGACCTTCCTGAAGGTACTTCAGGAAGTCCAGATGGTTTCTTTCCTCAAGCAAGCCATGATGAAg AGGGTGCATGCCTACAGTGGCAGGCTGCTCTCAGCTGATGAGTTCCAGAAAATCTTCAATGAGCTTGACAAAAGAGTGGTCAAGGAG CACCCGCCGCGGCCCGAGTACCGGTCTCCGTTTCTGCAGAGCGCCCAGTTCTTCTTCGGCCACTACTACTTCGACTACCTGGGGAATATCATCGCCCTCGGAAACCTTGTGTCCATTTGT GTGTTCCTGGTGCTGGACGCGGACGTGGTGCCTGATGACCGCGACGACTTCATCCTGGGG GTTCTCAACTGCGTCTTCATCCTGTACTACGTGCTCGAGATTCCATTGAAGGTGTTTGCCCTGGGCTTTCAAGGGTACCTGTCCTACCCCAGCAACCTGTTCGATGGCTTCCTCACCTTAGTGCTCCTG GTTTTGGAGATCTCAACACTGGCTGTGTACCACTTCCCACACCCAGGCTG GAAGCCGGAGATGCTGGGCCTGCTGTCCCTGTGGGACATGGCGCGGCTAGTGAACATGTTCATTGTGTTTCGGTTTCTCCGCATTATCCTCAACATGAAG CTGATGGCACTGGTGACTCGGACGCTCTTGGACCTGTTCAGAAACATGCAGGCCTTTGCCGGGATCCTGGTG GTGGTGTACTACATCTTTGCCATTGTGGGCATCAGCTTGTTTCGAGGAGTCGTCGTGCCTCCGTCTAAAAACAGCAG CCTGGCTTTGCCCAACGGCTCTGCACCCTGTGGCTCCTTTGAGCAGCTCGAGTATTGGCCCAACAACTTCGATGACTTTGCT GCTGCCCTGACCACTCTCTGGAACGTGATGGTGGTGAACAACTGGCAGGTGTTCCTGGACGCGTATCGGCGCTTCGCGGGCCC GTGGTCCAAGCTCTACTTCGTCCTGTGGTGGCTGGTGTCATCTGTCATCTGGTTCAACCTGTTTCTGGCCCTGATTCTGGAG AACTTCATCCACAAGTGGGACCGCCGCGACCACCTGCAGGACCTCCCCGGGACCTTGGAGAGCCCCTACCAGATGACCGTGGAGCTCATGTTCAG GGATGTCCTGGAGGAGCCAGCCGAGGAAGAGCTGGTGGAGAAGTTGAGCCAACACCCACACCTGAAGCTGTGCAGGTGA